The DNA window GTGCTCGGGCCGATGCCGCATCTCTATCCGTTCATCGTCAACGATCCCGGCGAGGGCAGCCAGGCGAAGCGTCGCGTCCAGGCCGTGATCGTCGACCATCTGACACCGCCTTTGACCCGGGCCGAGGCCTACGGCCCTCTGGCCGAGCTCGAACGGCTGGTCGACGAATATTACGAGGCGGCGGGCGTCGATCCGCGCCGGCTCGCGCTGCTCCGCGACGCCATCCTCGACCTCGCAGCCCGGACCGGGCTTGACCGCGACTGCGGCATCGAAGCGGGTGAGACGTCCGACTCGGCGCTCGCCAAGCTCGACAATCATCTCTGCGAGTTGAAGGAACTGCAGATCCGCGACGGGCTGCATGTGTTCGGGCAGTCGCCCGCGGGCGACCAGCTCCTGGACCTGCTCGTGGCCCTGACCCGGCAGCCGCGCGGGGCGGGCGAGGGCGGCGACGCCTCGCTGACGCGGGCGCTGGCGCAGGATCTGGCGCTCGAGTTCGATCCGCTGACAGCCGAGCTCGGCCAGCCCTGGACGGGGCCGCGCCCGGCGGCGCTCGTCGGGTCTGACGCCTGGCGCACCGCGGGGGACACGGTCGAGCGGCTCGAACTTCTGGCGCGCGCGCTCGTCGGCGGGCGCCCGTGCGATCCGGCCTGGGCGTGCACGCGCGCCGTGCTCGATGCGATCGAGCAACGCCTTCGCCCCGCGGTCGAAGGCTGCGCCGTCCATGAGTTCGACGGTCTCGTGAAGGGGCTCGCCGGCCGCTTCGTGCCATCCGGTCCCGCGGGCGCGCCGACGCGGGGGCGGCTCGACGTACTGCCCACGGGCCGCAATTTCCATGCCCTCGACAGCCGGGCCGTGCCGACGCCGACCGCCTGGCACCTCGGCTGGCGCGCGGCCGGCCTCATCGTCGACCGCTATCGCCAGGACGAGGGCGACTGGCCCCGGCGCATGGCGATCACCGCCTGGGGGACCGCCAACATGCGCACGGGCGGCGACGACCTAGCCCAGGCGCTGGCGCTCATGGGCGTGAAGCCGACCTGGGATGGCCCGTCCAACCGCGTGACCGGGTTCGAGATCCTGCCGTCGTCGATCCTCGACCGGCCGCGCGTCGACGTGACGCTGCGCATCTCCGGCTTCTTCCGCGACGCCTTCCCGACCCAGGTGGCGCTGTTCGACGCGGCGGCGCGCGCCGTGGCGTCGCTCGACGAGCCGGAGGACGTGAACCCGCTCGCTGCCCGCGTGCGCGGCGAGGCGGCGGCGCTCGAGGCGGCCGGAGTCGAGCCCGCGCGCGCCCGGCTCCAGGCCGGCGCCCGCGTGTTCGGTGCGGCACCCGGCCGCTACGGCAGCGGGCTCGAGGCGCTGCTGACCGATCCGGAAGCCGCGATCGACCCGGCCGAGGCCTATCTTGCGGCCGGCGGCTTCGCTTACGGCGCGGGGCTCGCGGGCGAGGCGCTGCACGATCGCTTCGTCGATCGCCTCGCGGCGGTCGAGGCAGTCGTGCAGAACCAGGACAATCGCGAGCACGACCTGCTCGACAGCGATGCCTATTGGGGCTTCGAGGGCGGGCTCGCCGCGACAGTGACGCAGCTCCGCGGCCGGGCGCCAGCGATGTTCCATGCGGATACCGCCAATCCGGAGCATCCGCGCATCCGCACGCTCGCGGAAGAAATGGCGCGCGTCGTGCGCGGCCGCGCCGCCAACCCGAAATGGCTCGCTGGCGTCATGCGCCACGGCCATAAGGGGGCGGCCGAGATCGCGGCCACCGTCGACTATCTCGCCGCCTTCGCCGACCTGGTGCCGGTCGTTTCGCCGCAGCATTTCGAGGCGATCTACGACGCCTATGTCGCGGACGACACGGTTCGCCATTTCCTCATCACCCGCAACCCGGCGGCCGCTCGCGCCGTCGGGCAGCGCTTGGCCCAGATGATCGCGGCCGGCCGCTGGCAGCCGCGCCACAACCGGGCGCACGATCTTTTGCAGGAGCTCCAGGCATGACCGAGACACCCGAGGACTTCGCCCGCGCCGACGAGAAGTCGAAGAAGCGCAAGGAAGCGCGCGACAAGATCATGGCGACCAAGACAGAGACCAAGGGCCTCTTGATGGTCCATACCGGCAAGGGTAAGGGCAAGTCGACCGCCGCGTTCGGCGTCGCGTTCCGCGCCTTGGGCCACGGCATGCGCGTCGGCATCGTGCAGTTCGTCAAGGGCAAGTGGGAATCGGGCGAGCGCGCCGCCTTCGCCAAGTTCGGCGACCAGGTGACGATCCATGCCCATGGCGAGGGCTTCACCTGGGAGACGCAAAACCGCGCGCTCGACATCGCGAGCGCCCGCGCCGCCTGGGATCTGGCGGTCGGCATGATCGAAGCGGCGCGGAACGAGGGCGCCTACGACCTGCTCGTCTTCGACGAGCTCAATATCGCACTGCGCTATGACCATCTGCCGGTCGACGAGATCGTGTCCGTGCTGCAGGGCCGGCCGGAAGGCCTCCACATCATCGTTACCGGCCGCAACGCCAAGCCGGAGCTGATCGAAGCGGCCGACCTCGTGACCGAGATGGAGGCGGTGAAGCACCCGTTCGCCGCCGGCATCAAGGCGCAGAAGGGCATCGAGTTTTGACGCACTGG is part of the Aliidongia dinghuensis genome and encodes:
- the cobN gene encoding cobaltochelatase subunit CobN encodes the protein MHLLKATPGRVEAAGEAVRLAQSPGDIVFLSAADTELAALAVARAACPDDYPSLRVASLLQLGHPMTVDLYLDEVIARAKLVVVRVIGGMGYWSYGVERIAASGVPCAFLPGDERPDDDLMAASTVDRAAVVRLWRYCLEGGPANMRALLDQAAALLGHLVEPAPPVPLPRAGFYRPGEGAVPLDRLDPGTRPVVPVVFYRALLQAGDLAPVDALVEALEAHGLAALPIHVASLKDPVSAAVLTQTLTRHPPDVILNLTGFAVSTQGGDGADNPFAAADCPVLQVILAGQDEETWRSGQAGLTARDLAMNVALPEIDGRIITRAISFKSAGDVDPLVDSALVRHRPVADRVAFVAETAARWVRLRRTTAADRCIGLVIASYPGQDGRIGCGVGLDTPASAIGILRRLADEGYATGSGFDDGDRLMRDLAGAAEPYPVADYERFFATLPAPVRAAVEARWGAAAEDPGVRDGAFRLKILRAGNIAVLVQPSRGPGLDPRQAHHDLALVPPHFYLATYAWLRRAFDAHAIIHLGKHGTLEWLPGKAVALSEQCLPEVVLGPMPHLYPFIVNDPGEGSQAKRRVQAVIVDHLTPPLTRAEAYGPLAELERLVDEYYEAAGVDPRRLALLRDAILDLAARTGLDRDCGIEAGETSDSALAKLDNHLCELKELQIRDGLHVFGQSPAGDQLLDLLVALTRQPRGAGEGGDASLTRALAQDLALEFDPLTAELGQPWTGPRPAALVGSDAWRTAGDTVERLELLARALVGGRPCDPAWACTRAVLDAIEQRLRPAVEGCAVHEFDGLVKGLAGRFVPSGPAGAPTRGRLDVLPTGRNFHALDSRAVPTPTAWHLGWRAAGLIVDRYRQDEGDWPRRMAITAWGTANMRTGGDDLAQALALMGVKPTWDGPSNRVTGFEILPSSILDRPRVDVTLRISGFFRDAFPTQVALFDAAARAVASLDEPEDVNPLAARVRGEAAALEAAGVEPARARLQAGARVFGAAPGRYGSGLEALLTDPEAAIDPAEAYLAAGGFAYGAGLAGEALHDRFVDRLAAVEAVVQNQDNREHDLLDSDAYWGFEGGLAATVTQLRGRAPAMFHADTANPEHPRIRTLAEEMARVVRGRAANPKWLAGVMRHGHKGAAEIAATVDYLAAFADLVPVVSPQHFEAIYDAYVADDTVRHFLITRNPAAARAVGQRLAQMIAAGRWQPRHNRAHDLLQELQA
- the cobO gene encoding cob(I)yrinic acid a,c-diamide adenosyltransferase, which gives rise to MTETPEDFARADEKSKKRKEARDKIMATKTETKGLLMVHTGKGKGKSTAAFGVAFRALGHGMRVGIVQFVKGKWESGERAAFAKFGDQVTIHAHGEGFTWETQNRALDIASARAAWDLAVGMIEAARNEGAYDLLVFDELNIALRYDHLPVDEIVSVLQGRPEGLHIIVTGRNAKPELIEAADLVTEMEAVKHPFAAGIKAQKGIEF